The proteins below come from a single Benincasa hispida cultivar B227 chromosome 4, ASM972705v1, whole genome shotgun sequence genomic window:
- the LOC120075787 gene encoding ADP,ATP carrier protein 1, mitochondrial-like isoform X1: MPWEEVAMADQVQHPTIYQKVAGQLSLQSRVASGFRSCDDGFRNPALYQRRASISNYTNAAFQYPAVQSCVATTDLSRVASTASPIFVAAPVEKGHFLVDFLMGGVSAAVSKTAAAPIERVKLLIQNQDEMIKSGRLAEPYKGIGDCFKRTIQDEGFGSLWRGNTANVIRYFPTQALNFAFKDYFKRVFNFKKDRDGYWKWFAGNLASGGAAGASSLLFVYSLDYARTRLANDAKAAKKGGERQFNGLVDVYRKTLQSDGIAGLYRGFNISCVGIIVYRGLYFGMYDSLKPVLLTGKMQDSFFASFALGWLITNGAGLASYPIDTVRRRMMMTSGEAVKYKSSLDAFSQILKNEGAKSLFKGAGANILRAVAGAGVLAGYDKLQVIVFGKKYGSGGA, from the exons ATGCCTTG GGAAGAAGTAGCCATGGCTGATCAGGTTCAACATCCCACCATCTATCAAAAGGTTGCTGGTCAGCTCTCCCTTCAGTCGAGGGTTGCTTCGGGTTTCCGTTCTTGTGACGATGGCTTTAGGAACCCTGCACTTTATCAGAGGCGTGCATCAATTAGCAATTATACAAATGCCGCTTTCCAATATCCTGCTGTGCAATCCTGTGTTGCTACAACTGATCTTTCTAGGGTTGCCTCAACTGCCTCCCCCATTTTTGTTGCTGCCCCTGTGGAGAAAGGACACTTTTTGGTTGACTTTCTTATGGGTGGTGTCTCTGCTGCTGTGTCCAAGACAGCCGCTGCTCCAATTGAGCGTGTCAAACtcttaattcaaaatcaagATGAGATGATTAAATCTGGACGTTTGGCTGAGCCATACAAGGGTATTGGTGATTGTTTTAAGCGCACAATCCAAGATGAGGGTTTCGGTTCCTTGTGGAGAGGAAACACTGCCAATGTCATCCGTTATTTCCCCACTCAA GCATTGAACTTTGCTTTCAAGGATTACTTCAAGAgagttttcaacttcaagaaaGACAGGGATGGTTACTGGAAATGGTTTGCTGGCAATCTGGCATCCGGTGGTGCAGCTGGTGCTTCATCCCTTCTTTTTGTTTACTCTCTTGACTATGCTCGTACCCGATTGGCAAACGATGCCAAAGCTGCCAAGAAAGGTGGAGAAAGGCAATTCAATGGACTGGTTGATGTCTACAGGAAGACATTGCAGTCTGATGGTATTGCTGGTCTTTACCGTGGATTTAACATCTCTTGTGTCGGCATCATCGTGTACCGTGGCTTATACTTTGGAATGTATGATTCTCTGAAGCCCGTTTTGTTGACCGGGAAGATGCAG GATAGCTTCTTTGCTAGCTTTGCCCTAGGTTGGCTCATCACCAATGGTGCCGGTCTTGCATCCTACCCAATTGACACAGTTCGTAGAAGAATGATGATGACGTCTGGTGAAGCAGTGAAGTACAAGAGCTCATTGGATGCCTTCTCTCAGATATTGAAGAACGAAGGTGCCAAGTCTCTCTTCAAGGGTGCTGGTGCTAACATTCTCCGTGCCGTTGCTGGTGCTGGTGTGCTTGCCGGTTATGATAAGTTGCAGGTGATCGTCTTCGGGAAGAAATACGGATCTGGTGGCGCTTAA
- the LOC120075787 gene encoding ADP,ATP carrier protein 1, mitochondrial-like isoform X2 produces the protein MADQVQHPTIYQKVAGQLSLQSRVASGFRSCDDGFRNPALYQRRASISNYTNAAFQYPAVQSCVATTDLSRVASTASPIFVAAPVEKGHFLVDFLMGGVSAAVSKTAAAPIERVKLLIQNQDEMIKSGRLAEPYKGIGDCFKRTIQDEGFGSLWRGNTANVIRYFPTQALNFAFKDYFKRVFNFKKDRDGYWKWFAGNLASGGAAGASSLLFVYSLDYARTRLANDAKAAKKGGERQFNGLVDVYRKTLQSDGIAGLYRGFNISCVGIIVYRGLYFGMYDSLKPVLLTGKMQDSFFASFALGWLITNGAGLASYPIDTVRRRMMMTSGEAVKYKSSLDAFSQILKNEGAKSLFKGAGANILRAVAGAGVLAGYDKLQVIVFGKKYGSGGA, from the exons ATGGCTGATCAGGTTCAACATCCCACCATCTATCAAAAGGTTGCTGGTCAGCTCTCCCTTCAGTCGAGGGTTGCTTCGGGTTTCCGTTCTTGTGACGATGGCTTTAGGAACCCTGCACTTTATCAGAGGCGTGCATCAATTAGCAATTATACAAATGCCGCTTTCCAATATCCTGCTGTGCAATCCTGTGTTGCTACAACTGATCTTTCTAGGGTTGCCTCAACTGCCTCCCCCATTTTTGTTGCTGCCCCTGTGGAGAAAGGACACTTTTTGGTTGACTTTCTTATGGGTGGTGTCTCTGCTGCTGTGTCCAAGACAGCCGCTGCTCCAATTGAGCGTGTCAAACtcttaattcaaaatcaagATGAGATGATTAAATCTGGACGTTTGGCTGAGCCATACAAGGGTATTGGTGATTGTTTTAAGCGCACAATCCAAGATGAGGGTTTCGGTTCCTTGTGGAGAGGAAACACTGCCAATGTCATCCGTTATTTCCCCACTCAA GCATTGAACTTTGCTTTCAAGGATTACTTCAAGAgagttttcaacttcaagaaaGACAGGGATGGTTACTGGAAATGGTTTGCTGGCAATCTGGCATCCGGTGGTGCAGCTGGTGCTTCATCCCTTCTTTTTGTTTACTCTCTTGACTATGCTCGTACCCGATTGGCAAACGATGCCAAAGCTGCCAAGAAAGGTGGAGAAAGGCAATTCAATGGACTGGTTGATGTCTACAGGAAGACATTGCAGTCTGATGGTATTGCTGGTCTTTACCGTGGATTTAACATCTCTTGTGTCGGCATCATCGTGTACCGTGGCTTATACTTTGGAATGTATGATTCTCTGAAGCCCGTTTTGTTGACCGGGAAGATGCAG GATAGCTTCTTTGCTAGCTTTGCCCTAGGTTGGCTCATCACCAATGGTGCCGGTCTTGCATCCTACCCAATTGACACAGTTCGTAGAAGAATGATGATGACGTCTGGTGAAGCAGTGAAGTACAAGAGCTCATTGGATGCCTTCTCTCAGATATTGAAGAACGAAGGTGCCAAGTCTCTCTTCAAGGGTGCTGGTGCTAACATTCTCCGTGCCGTTGCTGGTGCTGGTGTGCTTGCCGGTTATGATAAGTTGCAGGTGATCGTCTTCGGGAAGAAATACGGATCTGGTGGCGCTTAA
- the LOC120075543 gene encoding probable serine/threonine-protein kinase At1g01540, which produces MSNYAFLNDQLSKRTSIFGLRLWVVLGICVGAAIVIVLFLISLWFTSRRNSSNKSKPSQNPIIPNVSKEIQEIRIDHSRNPTHSDPKVQLASNPEPLPEAEPLATLLQTEEGSPPSGRHRIHIEIGKDHRISYPERGGGSSHGSGEARSGDQASMAVPEVSHLGWGHWYTLRELEYSTNSFADENVIGEGGYGIVYRGVLEDNTVVAIKNLLNNRGQAEKEFKVEVEAIGRVRHKNLVRLLGYCAEGAHRILVYEYIDNGNLEQWLHGEVGPCSPLTWDIRMNIIVGTAKGLTYLHEGLEPKVVHRDIKSSNILLDKQWNPKVSDFGLAKLLGSERSYVTTRVMGTFGYVAPEYASTGMLNEKSDVYSFGILIMEIISGRNPVDYSRPSGEVNLVEWLKTMVSNRNAEGVLDPKLPEKPSTRALKRALLVALRCVDPNVQKRPKMGHVIHMLEADEFPFRDDRRVGREPGRSLLKEKLMERLVSESGESSGYESGATQASRHLWRKQELEEQQPREPHTLR; this is translated from the exons ATGTCTAATTATGCCTTCTTGAATGACCAGCTCTCGAAGCGGACCTCCATTTTCGGTTTGCGCTTGTGGGTTGTTCTGGGTATTTGCGTTGGTGCCGCCATTGTTATCGTTCTGTTCCTCATCTCGCTTTGGTTCACTTCCAGGCGTAACAGTTCTAATAAATCTAAACCCTCGCAGAACCCCATTATCCCAAATGTGTCTAAAGAAATCCAGGAAATACGAATCGACCATTCTCGGAACCCAACTCATTCTGACCCTAAAGTTCAATTAGCTTCTAACCCCGAGCCTTTGCCGGAGGCAGAGCCTTTAGCGACGCTGCTTCAGACGGAAGAAGGAAGCCCACCTAGTGGTCGCCATAGAATTCACATTGAAATTGGTAAGGACCACCGGATTTCGTACCCGGAGAGAGGTGGCGGTTCGTCCCATGGTAGCGGAGAGGCTCGGTCTGGTGATCAGGCATCAATGGCTGTGCCGGAGGTTTCGCATTTGGGTTGGGGACATTGGTACACTCTCAGAGAGCTTGAGTATTCTACTAATAGTTTTGCGGATGAAAATGTAATTGGTGAGGGTGGATATGGTATCGTGTACCGTGGTGTTCTTGAGGACAACACTGTGGTTGCTATAAAAAATTTGCTCAACAACAg AGGACAGGCTGAGAAGGAGTTTAAGGTTGAAGTGGAAGCAATTGGACGTGTGCGCCACAAGAATCTGGTGCGTTTGCTCGGCTATTGTGCTGAAGGAGCTCACAG GATACTTGTCTACGAGTACATTGATAACGGAAACTTGGAACAGTGGCTTCATGGAGAAGTTGGACCATGTAGCCCTCTCACATGGGACATTCGAATGAATATAATTGTTGGAACAGCGAAAGG GTTAACATACCTCCACGAGGGGCTTGAGCCTAAGGTTGTTCACCGTGATATCAAGTCAAGTAACATTTTGCTTGACAAGCAGTGGAATCCAAAGGTCTCTGACTTCGGCCTGGCAAAGCTTCTAGGCTCAGAGAGGAGTTATGTGACAACTCGTGTGATGGGAACTTTCGG ATATGTAGCTCCAGAATATGCAAGTACTGGCATGTTAAATGAAAAAAGTGATGTATATAGTTTTGGTATCCTCATTATGGAGATAATTTCAGGGAGAAATCCAGTAGATTATAGCCGCCCTTCAGGAGAG GTCAACCTAGTTGAATGGCTTAAAACAATGGTTAGTAATCGAAATGCAGAGGGGGTTCTGGATCCTAAGTTGCCTGAGAAGCCTTCAACAAGGGCACTTAAGCGTGCTCTTTTAGTAGCCTTACGCTGTGTGGATCCTAATGTTCAGAAAAGGCCTAAAATGGGGCACGTAATTCATATGCTTGAAGCTGACGAGTTTCCTTTCCGAGAT GATCGTAGAGTGGGACGGGAACCAGGACGATCACTACTGAAGGAAAAGCTCATGGAAAGGCTTGTGAGTGAATCTGGAGAGAGCAGTGGATATGAAAGTGGAGCGACCCAAGCAAGCCGACATCTATGGAGAAAGCAAGAACTTGAAGAACAACAGCCTCGCGAACCTCACACTTTAAGGTGA
- the LOC120075544 gene encoding transcription factor SPATULA-like has product MADLYGTSPSSDVVGLPHDPEDFSSFINHHLQTTTSSASSPSCVSFKNKFMPLLHSQPPWHSPPMFPRRPDSTSVPGVSCMLDVPEDRLQSSRVLNHALSDCSVRDVRFADTSYLAVNSTCGGVKLSDPGDFIKENSDNAFSSSGAVDSDSNTPLKRRGLSSENDLGDFSCDSEGGDVPEVPSSTDLPRNSSKRSRSAEVHNMSEKRRRRRINEKMKALQNLIPNSNKTDKASMLDEAIEYLKQLQLQVQMLSMRNGLSLQPMCLPGMLQPIQLPQMGLDFDVGNAFLTSRRGIDTSSTRNEGCPMQSTFNLSSKCNLSDQSVAIPSVPNNSTSETAFGFEPVIQAYNAEFDLSSDFKDAQPAARLDCAQTGEESAEAS; this is encoded by the exons ATGGCGGATCTCTACGGAACTTCCCCTTCTTCTGATGTTGTGGGTTTGCCCCATGACCCTGAAGATTTCTCTTCTTTCATCAATCACCATCTTCAAACCACTACTTCCTCTGCTTCTTCCCCTTCTTGCGTCTCCTTCAAGAACAAGTTCATGCCCTTGTTGCATTCTCAACCTCCTTGGCACTCTCCGCCGATGTTTCCTCGCCGACCGGATTCCACCTCTGTTCCTGGTGTGTCCTGCATGCTCGATGTCCCCGAGGATCGGCTTCAGTCCAGTCGTGTTTTGAACCACGCTTTGTCGGATTGTAGTGTTAGGGATGTGAGATTTGCTGATACTTCGTATTTGGCTGTCAACTCCACTTGTGGCGGCGTGAAATTGTCGGATCCTGGCGATTTCATTAAAGAAAATTCGGACAACGCGTTTTCTTCCTCCGGCGCTGTCGATTCCGATTCGAATACGCCGTTGAAGAGAAGGGGTCTATCGTCTGAAAATGATCTTGGGGATTTCAGTTGCGATAGCGAG GGTGGGGATGTGCCGGAAGTTCCATCCAGTACTGATCTGCCTCGAAATTCGTCCAAGAGAAGTAGAAGCGCTGAGGTCCATAATATGTCGGAGAAG AGACGAAGAAGGAGGATCAATGAGAAAATGAAAGCCCTTCAGAACCTAATTCCCAATTCAAACAAG ACGGACAAAGCTTCAATGTTGGACGAAGCAATTGAGTATTTGAAGCAGCTTCAACTTCAAGTCCAG ATGTTATCAATGAGAAATGGCTTGAGTTTGCAACCAATGTGCTTGCCAGGAATGCTGCAGCCAATTCAACTACCTCAGATGGGGTTGGACTTTGATGTAGGAAATGCATTTCTAACATCCAGAAGAGGAATAGACACATCGTCTACTAGGAATGaagggtgtcctatgcaatctACATTCAATCTTTCCAGCAAATGTAACCTTTCAGATCAGTCAGTTGCCATCCCTTCTGTACCAAACAACTCAACTTCAGAGACGGCTTTCGGTTTTGAACCTGTGATTCAGGCTTACAATGCGGAGTTTGACCTTTCCTCTGATTTCAAG GATGCCCAACCAGCTGCACGGTTAGATTGCGCTCAAACAGGGGAGGAGTCAGCAGAAGCATCTTAG